The Collimonas fungivorans Ter331 genome has a segment encoding these proteins:
- a CDS encoding response regulator transcription factor, with translation MRILLAEDDSVLADGLTRSLRQSGYATDCVMNGMEADSALSTQDFDLLILDLGLPKMTGLEVLRRLRARNSRLPVLILTAADSLEQRVKGLDLGADDYMAKPFELSELEARVRALTRRGAGGGPTVIKHGPLSYDQVGRIAYINEQMLDLSARELGLLEVLLQRTGRLVSKEQLVDHLCEWGEEVSNNAIEVYVHRLRKKIEVGGVRIATVRGLGYCLEKISEPQAAAAGPAASSAPLSPLDASSRR, from the coding sequence ATGCGCATCCTGCTTGCCGAAGACGACAGTGTTCTAGCCGATGGACTGACGCGTTCGCTGCGCCAGTCGGGTTATGCCACCGACTGCGTGATGAACGGCATGGAAGCGGATTCGGCTCTCTCGACCCAGGATTTCGACCTGCTGATCCTGGACCTGGGCTTGCCCAAGATGACCGGCCTGGAGGTATTGCGCCGCCTGCGCGCCAGGAATTCGCGGCTGCCGGTGCTGATCCTGACTGCGGCAGATTCCCTGGAGCAACGAGTCAAGGGCCTGGACCTGGGCGCCGACGACTACATGGCCAAGCCGTTCGAACTGTCCGAGCTGGAAGCGCGGGTGCGCGCCCTGACCCGGCGCGGCGCCGGCGGCGGCCCTACCGTCATCAAGCACGGCCCGCTGAGTTACGACCAGGTCGGACGGATCGCCTATATCAATGAGCAGATGCTGGACTTGTCGGCGCGCGAACTGGGTTTGCTGGAAGTATTGCTGCAGCGGACCGGCCGCCTGGTTTCCAAGGAACAGCTGGTCGACCACCTGTGCGAATGGGGCGAAGAAGTCAGCAACAACGCCATCGAGGTGTATGTGCATCGCTTGCGCAAGAAAATCGAAGTCGGCGGCGTGCGGATCGCCACGGTGCGCGGCCTCGGTTATTGCCTGGAAAAAATCAGCGAGCCGCAAGCCGCTGCCGCGGGTCCGGCAGCTTCCTCTGCTCCGCTCTCGCCGCTCGACGCCTCCAGCCGCCGCTGA